Below is a window of Verrucomicrobiota bacterium DNA.
CGGTCTGCACAAGCGCGTTGAGTTCGTCCTGCGTGACCTGCGGCCGGAAGCCATCCTTGGCCACGCTCAACACGCCGCCGGTCGCGGTGACCTTGATGACGTCCGAGCCTTCCTTGTAACGCTGGCGGACGGCCTTGCGCGCGTCGTCGGGGCCGTTGATGACGCCTTTGTCCGGGCCCGGATCGCCCTGCAAGTCGCGCCGGAAACTGTTGCTCGGGTCCGCGTGGCCGCCGGTCGTCGCGATGCTTCGGCCCGCCGCGATGATGCGCGGGCCTTCGACGTAACCCTGCTCGATGGCGCGCCGCAGCGCGACGACTTGCTCGCCGCCGAGGTCGCGCACCGTCGTGAAACCCGCGTGCAGCGTGATCTTCGCAAACTTCACCGAGCGGAACGCGAGGTCTTCGGGATTGAGCGTGAAGCGTTCGAGATAGCGCTCGGGGCCGGGATAGCCTTGCAGATGCACGTGCAGATCAATGAGGCCGGGCAGCACCGTGCGCGACTTGTGATCGAGCACCTTGTCGCCAGCCTGCGGCGCGGTGAAGCCGCGGTCCACGGACACGATTTTGTTGGCGAGCACGACGACCGTGACTTGCTCGCGCACGGTGTCGGCGCGCCCGTCGATAAGCCGGCCACAATGGATCAACGTCCGTTCCGCAGCGGAAACCGACGAGACGGCGCACAATGCGGCAAAGAAGAACACGATGGATTTCATGCGCCGGACAGTATCGGACCCGCGCCCGGCTGCCAGTCAGGAATCGGCGCGTCTGCCATCCCGCCCGACGTCCTTTGTGTCCTTCGTGCCTTCGGGGTTCGCCCCGGCAACCCCTCGCTACCTGGCGGGCACTTTGTGGATGGTGTTGTAAATCTCGCTCGCCATCGTCGCGCCGCCGGCGGACTTGAGGTTGTATCGGATGCGCATTTGATCCGCCGCGCAGGGCTTGAACTCCAGCGTCACCGTGCGCTTGTCCGGGCTGAGCTTCGCTGCCTTGATTTCCACGCGGTCGCGCTTCTTCTGCGCCGGGTCCTCGATGGAATGGTCGGCTGACCCGTAAGCGCCGGAGTAGGAATAGTTCCAACGTTCGAGGCTCCAGCTCGCGGTGTCGGTCGCGAGCGACTCGTCGAG
It encodes the following:
- a CDS encoding amidohydrolase family protein: MKSIVFFFAALCAVSSVSAAERTLIHCGRLIDGRADTVREQVTVVVLANKIVSVDRGFTAPQAGDKVLDHKSRTVLPGLIDLHVHLQGYPGPERYLERFTLNPEDLAFRSVKFAKITLHAGFTTVRDLGGEQVVALRRAIEQGYVEGPRIIAAGRSIATTGGHADPSNSFRRDLQGDPGPDKGVINGPDDARKAVRQRYKEGSDVIKVTATGGVLSVAKDGFRPQVTQDELNALVQTARDLGLPTAAHAHGDEGMRRAVLAGITTIEHGTMMSEATMDLMKKHGTWYVPTLSAGRFTAEKAEVPGYYPPIVAIKAKAISPLMMATFTQAVNRGVKIAFGTDAGVFPHGDNAKEFLYMVEGGMKPMKAIQSATLEAARVLGMDAQLGTLEPGKLADVIAVDGNPAEDMKTLLDVPFVMKDGMVVKGGK